In Papilio machaon chromosome W, ilPapMach1.1, whole genome shotgun sequence, a single genomic region encodes these proteins:
- the LOC123722860 gene encoding uncharacterized protein LOC123722860, whose product MRTTPTTALEALLNLTPLNIHIQQTATSTALRLRTLNLWRQYRIPHTSILDTLTATLPIVDAKHDLIPKQYIFDKKYKIHLTESKHNDTGRHDHTHLIHTSLGQYCTIFQAECMGIILAAHAIAARKAKDENICILTDSMAVLQALNSYTVNSGLIHKCHLILNDLGAVNNINLRWIKGHSGSRGNDAADELARKGSGSRAIGPEPIVPLPLGYLRSQVTSRSHDQHSALWDCISECRQTKEVLPKINKRISNTLLKLSKPQLRVAVAALTGNGHFNKHLFNLGITDSPLCRACMEEEETALHVIQHCPAVSDYRDRYLGPPRSPPEITSIIKGLLGFFGELGWLE is encoded by the coding sequence ATGAGAACGACTCCCACAACTGCCTTGGAAGCCCTACTAAATTTGACACCTTTAAACATCCATATACAACAAACAGCAACCTCAACGGCGCTAAGGCTGCGCACACTCAATCTATGGAGACAATACAGGATCCCTCATACGTCTATTTTGGACACGCTCACAGCAACGCTGCCCATCGTAGATGCCAAACACGACCTGATCCCCAAACAGTACATCTTTGacaagaaatacaaaatacaccTCACTGAGTCTAAACACAATGACACGGGTAGGCACGACCACACCCACCTGATACACACATCCTTAGGTCAGTACTGTACCATATTCCAAGCGGAATGCATGGGTATAATCTTAGCAGCACACGCCATAGCTGCAAGGAAAGCAAAAGATGAAAACATCTGCATACTTACCGACAGCATGGCTGTGCTCCAGGCACTTAACAGCTACACAGTTAACTCAGGCCTTATACATAAGTGTCACCTTATTCTAAATGATTTAGGAGCAGTCAACAATATCAACCTTCGATGGATTAAAGGTCACAGCGGCTCCAGAGGCAACGACGCAGCGGACGAGCTGGCCCGCAAAGGTTCCGGTAGCCGAGCAATCGGCCCTGAACCCATCGTCCCCCTTCCTTTAGGATATTTAAGGTCGCAGGTAACAAGCAGAAGCCACGACCAGCACAGCGCGCTTTGGGATTGCATTAGTGAATGCAGGCAGACCAAAGAAGTTCTGCCGAAAATTAATAAGCGAATCTCAAACACGCTACTTAAATTAAGTAAGCCACAGCTCAGAGTAGCTGTGGCTGCCCTGACAGGTAACGGCCACTTTAACAAACACCTTTTTAACTTAGGTATCACAGACAGTCCTTTATGCAGGGCGTGCATGGAGGAAGAAGAAACAGCATTGCACGTTATACAACACTGCCCGGCAGTGTCCGACTACAGGGACAGATACCTCGGTCCGCCGAGGTCGCCGCCAGAGATCACCAGCATCATTAAGGGACTGCTGGGGTTCTTTGGCGAGCTGGGCTGGCTGGAGTAA